In Providencia hangzhouensis, the DNA window TAAGTAATTTTATCAGTTTACTTAATGACTCACTTATAACCATAATTATTTTATCATCAGTAAATAATAGAGTGACCCTATTATGAGTGTTAAAATCATCGATAAGCTTGGGTTAATCACCCTATCAGATCACAAAATTGCGATGGTGCGTTCCCATAATAAAAGTTTGTTTTATATACCCGGTGGAAAACGCGAACAAGGTGAGACGGATGTACAAGCACTCTGCCGTGAGATTGCCGAAGAATTAAAACTCGGCTTAGTTATCAGTTCTATCCGGTTTTATGGCGAGTTTATTGGCCCTGCTGATGGAAAATCAGATGGAACGCAAGTCCGTATTCGTTGCTACTTTGCGGACTATAGAGGCGAACCCCATCCTGCTGCTGAGATTGCCGAATTGGATTGGTTTAGCATTAACGATTTACCTCGCTGCTCAAGCACGGCAGTGACCATTCTGTCACAATTAAAAAAAGACGGATTAATTCAATAAAGCATATATGATTACTTAAAAAAGTTGTGATTTCATTTGTCGAACGGCTTTTTAGGATTTACAATTCACCAAATATTGTTAATACCCATTACTATAACTTATATTTTTAGGTGTTTTCATAGTTTGATTCGTTTTATGGTGGAGTAAAAAATGGTCAGCTCTTTGTACGCTGTACTGGGTGCCTTACTGCTGCTTAGATTATCCTTAAATGTTGTGAAGCTGCGTAATCAATACCGTATAGCTTATGGTGATGGCGGTTTTTATGAGTTACAAACCGCAATCCGCGTTCATGGTAATGCCATCGAATACATTCCCATCTCTTTAATTTTATTGCTTTTAATGGAAATGAATGGCGCACAAGTGTGGATGATTCATATTTGTGGCTTGATCTTAATTGCAGGGCGAATACTGCACTCTTATGGTTTAAAAAATCACGATTACTCATATCGCCGTTCAGGCATGGTAGCAACTTACCTTGCCATGGCGCTGATGGTTATCGCCAATACTTATTACCTACCTTGGCTACAAATCGTTTCATTTAATCTTTAGTTTTTATTCTCTGTAACGGCACGAATTATTAATGTGCCGCTCATTATTTCATTGCTTATGGATTGATTTTCAGTAGACTGCCTTTCTGATACAATCCTTCCCTACTTTTGTTTTTGATTAATACAGAACTTATGTCAAACTCGGATCCAACCTCAAAAGACCGCCTTTTCTCTGCGCCTATCGCTAACCTTGGTGACTGGCAATTCGATGAAAAAGTTGCTGAAGTATTCCCTGATATGATCCAACGCTCCGTGCCAGGGTACTCTAATATTATTACGATGATTGGCATGTTAGCGGGTCGCTTTGTCAAACCCAACAGCCATGTTTACGATTTAGGCTGCTCTTTAGGTGCAGCAACCTTATCGATAAGGCGTAATATTACAGTAGAAAAAAGCAAAATTATTGCTGTTGATAACTCCCCTGCAATGGTTGAACGTTGCCGCCGCCATATTGATGCCTATCGTGCTGACACACCGGTTGAAGTTATAGAAGGTGATATTCGTGATGTAAATATTGAAAACGCCTCTATGGTTGTGCTCAATTTTACTTTGCAGTTTCTCAACCCAGAAGATCGCCAATTATTACTCAGTAAAATTTATCAAGGGCTACAACCCGGCGGTATTTTAGTCCTTTCTGAGAAATTTAACTTCGAAGATAAAGAAATCGGTGAGTTATTATTCAATATGCATCACGACTTCAAACGGGCGAATGGCTATAGCGAATTAGAAATCAGCCAAAAACGTAGCATGTTAGAAAACGTGATGCTCACAGATTCTGTTGAAGCACATAAAGCGCGTTTAAAAAATGCGGGGTTTACTCACTGTGAAGTTTGGTTCCAGTGTTTTAATTTTGGTTCACTGTTAGCGGTTAAAGAGGCCTAAGCATGATTGATTTTGGTCGTTTTTACCAGCAAATTGCGGTTAGCCCCCTAAGTCATTGGCTTGAAACGCTTCCGGCACAACTTTCAGCATGGAAAAAACAAGGGTTACACGGTGGTTTTTCTTCATGGGAAAAAATGCTAGATAACCTACCTGTAATGGTCCCAACTGATTTAGATTTACGCAACAGCGTGACTGCTACACGTGAACCCGAGCTCACTGCGGGTGAAACTCGGCGCCTGAATAATATTCTTGAACAATTAATGCCATGGCGTAAAGGCCCTTTTTCTCTCTATGGTGTGAATATTGATACTGAATGGCGCTCTGATTGGAAATGGGATCGCGTATTACCTCATATTTCATCACTAAAAGACCGTTATGTCTTAGATGTTGGTTGCGGCAGTGGCTATCACATGTGGCGTATGTTAGGGCAAGATGCCAAATTTGTTGTCGGTATCGACCCAACTGAATTATTTTTATGCCAATTTGAGGCGGTGAGAAAATTATTGGGCGATGACCAACGTGCGCACTTATTGCCTTTAGGTATCGAACAACTGCCAGAGTTAAAGGCATTTGATACTGTGTTTTCAATGGGTGTACTTTATCACCGCCGTTCACCGCTCGACCATTTGTGGCAACTTAAGAACCAATTAGTGAGCGAAGGTGAATTGGTTTTAGAGAGTCTAGTTATTGAGGGGGATGAATTTCAGTGTTTGATCCCCGGTGACCGTTATGCTCAAATGCGTAATGTCTATTTTATTCCCTCCGCTAAAATGCTCAAAGTTTGGTTAGAAAAATGTGGTTTTGTTGATGTCCGGATTGTTGACCAAGAAGTGACCTCTTTGGAAGAGCAACGCCGCACACAATGGATGAAAACAGATTCATTGGCTGAATTTTTAGACCCTAATGATAAAACCAAAACTATCGAGGGCTACCCTGCACCATTACGCGCTATTTTAGTTGCTCGTAAACCATAAAAAAATGCCTATGGCAATTACGTCGTAGGCATTTTATTTCATTTTTATCAAGATATTACATTGTTATTTGCCATAAATTATAGAAGGCAATTCGGCCAGCTAACTCCGCTAAAATAACGGCTAGCGCACATAAGCCTAATATTACAGATGAGTTTCTTCCGCGATATAACAGAGCCGGATAAACAAACAGCATCACCGCTAATACGACTAACTGGAAGCTCCAAAAACCAGCTTGTTCTGCACTAATCTCTGGTCCTATTTCGCCTAAAAATGACACATAAGCGGCACGAGTGGCAAAAATAATAATTGAACCAATCAAAAATGCCATCGCCCCTAACCGCTGAGCACCGAATAGAATAGCCAATGCGCCACCAGCAACTAACAGAGTCATCCACATTTGTACTGTTGTGAAAACAGTAAACCAATTGGCTACCGTCGCAATATTATACACTTGAGGAATTGACCAGACGAATGCCAAACCAAAAATAACCGTGGCAACATTACACAGTTCACTCAGCGCTTTATTTCTAATAAATAAGGTGAATAATAAAGTTGCAGCCCCAAAAGCAACAAAAATACCACTAAGCAAAGCTTCATTACTCATTGGTGAACGGCCTACACCTAAAAGCATATTAAAGAAGCGCAGAGGCTGCCCAACGTGTAGCCCACCGATGGCTAGCGCAATGATCATAATGACAAATGCCGCTATATTGGAATGACGCAATTGGGTTTCGCTCAACATGCCCAGTTTTCGGCTCGCATATACCAATAAATATAAACCTGCTGCCGACTGCCCCAATACGGTGAAAAAAACGAGTGGAAGTTCGTGCATGTTATACCTCTGCTGGGTTTTGTAATTTACCGCTCTTGTCACCGCAAGGTTTAGCATCCTTGTGCGGCTTAATGACAATATTAGGATTAGTAAGAGCTGGGTTTGGCATGGGGGCAATCCCACTAATATTGCCATGGCGCTCGCGAAGAATGTTGATATCGTCAAAGTCCAATGCGCGTTGTGGACAAGATTCAACACAAACAGGTTTCATCCCTTTTTCGACCCGCTCATAGCACCCATCGCATTTACTCATCAATTTTTTCTTTTCGTCATACTGTGGTGCGCCGTATGGACAACGTAGTTCGCAGTAACGGCACCCGACACAAATGGTTTGGTCTACTACTACTAACCCATCTTGTTCACGTTTATGCATTGCACCGGTTGGGCAACCTGCAACACAGGTAGGGTTAGAACAATGATTACAGGAAATTGATAGATAGTAACTATAAACATTCTGTTGCCATATCCCCTCTTGCTGTTGCCAACTTCCACCACCAAACTCGTATACCCGACGGAATTTAGGCCCTAAATCAAGGTCCTTTTCATCCTTACAACTCACCTGACACGTTTTACAACCTGTGCATTTTGTTGAGTCAAAATAAAAACCATACTGTTTCATTCGTCACTCCTTATGCACGTTTCACGTCAACTAAGTTAGTATGTTGCGGATTTCCTTTAACGAGAGCGGAAGGCTGCTGTGTGGTGAGTGTATTAATACAGCCACCAATATCGACCCCCTCTTCATTGACTTCTCGCCAAGCACCTTGCGGAACTGCAATCACACCGGGTAATACGCGTTCTGTCACTTTTGCTTTAATATGCATACGTCCACGGTCATTGAAAATTTCAGTCATATCACCATCTTGAATACCACGAGCAGACGCATCAATTGGGTTAATCCAATACTGGTGCGGAACGGCTTCGCGTAGCATCGCAATATTAAAATATGAAGAATGCGCATGGCCTTTATCGTGATAGCCAGTCATTTGCAGCGGGTATTTTTGTTTAGCTTGCTTGTTTTCGACGCCTTCAGTATTTACACAATATTCAGGCACAGCAGGTATTCGCTGGTCAGCAGGGTAATCCCACTCTTTCGCTATCTTAGCGAGCCTTTCTGAATAAATTTCAATTTTACCCGATGGTGTTGGTAATGGTGAGGTTTCAGGTGAATCTCTGAATGGTTTTAAAGCAATATAATCTGCACTATTCGCCAATTTTCTATCAACAATTCCCATGTCATTCGTTTCTTCGAATGTTGGCAAATGTGGATTTTTTTCTCGCATCAAGTTATAGCAATGTTCTATCCACTGCTCATGAGTACGGCCTTCGGTAAATTGGTCTTTAATACCCAGTTTTTCAGCGATATCAGTTAAAACATCATAAGATTGGCGACATTCCCATAATGGCGTAATCGCATTTTGTAGGCGGATAGCATAATGGTAAGCACCACTGGCATACGAGTTATTAATTAAATCATTCGATTCAACACTGGTCACATCAGGTAAAATTAAATCCGCATATTTAGTCGATGGCGTCATATGCGTATCCCAAACCAAAATAAATTCACATAGGGACTCATCCGTTAGAATTTTGTGGGTTTTATTTAAGTCAGAATGTTGGTTACCCGTGACATTACTCGCATAGTGCCATAAAAACTTCACATTGGTTTCAAGTCGTTCTTTACCGAGCAGTGTCGAGTTTGTCGCGGTCATTTCGGTACCGCGCGCTATCGCATCCGTCCACATAAAACACGGAATTTTGGTTTTAACTGGGTTTGGAATAGCAAAACCTGGCACAGAATACGCTACGTTTCCTCCCCATCCTCCCGCATTCGTTCCTGGGCGTCCAATATGCCCCGTAACAATGGGTAACATCATCACAGCCCGTGCAGCTTGTTCACCTGATGCCGTTCTTTGTAACCCCCAACCTTGAGAAATCCACGCGGCTTTTGCATTACCCAGCTCACGAGCCAGTTGAATAATACGAGCTGGTGAGACGCCTGTAATTTGGCTAGCCCACTGCGGCGTTTTTTCAATACCATCATCACCGAGCCCTAAAATATAATCCTTATAGGAACCATTTTTTGGTGCAGACTCAGGGAGTGTCTGACTATCCCAACCCACACAGTATTGAGCTAAAAAGGCTTCATCCGTTAATTGTTCTTTAATTAATGTATGGATAATCGCAGCGACAAGCGCACCGTCAGTGCCCGGATAAATCGGGATCCATTCAGCACCTAGTGTTGTCACGCTATCAGTACGACGTGGGTCAATAATAATGACTTTAGCTTGGCTTTTTTCCAACGCTTTTAAGGTTTCGTAGAATTGCCCACCACCGGACATCCGTGTTTCCGCGATATTATGGCCAAACATGACGACTAAATCGCTATTGGCTATTTCAGATAACAGCGAATCATCCAACTTGCCATAAACATACGGAATAACACCGTTTATTTGTGCGGTTGAGTAGGTTCCATGTTGGTCAAGAAACCCACCTAATTGGCTTAATAACCGCTTGCAAGCATTACGTCCTTGTAAATTAGCACCGGTAGATCCTGAACCATACTGATAGTAAATCGCTTCATTGCCATATGTATCAATGGTTGAGCGCAATTTTTGCGCCACAATCGTCGTTGCTTCATCCCAACTGATCCGTTTAAACTTGCCTTCTCCCCGTTTACCTGTACGTAATAATGGGTATTTCAAGCGGTCTGGGTTATAGGTTTTCCAGCGAACAGAGCGCCCTCTCAAACAAGGACGTATTTGATGTAAACCAAATTGCGTGTCGTCATACATGGTTTCATTCGATATACGAGTAATGACGTCATCTTTCACATGTACTTTAAGTGGGCAACGACTGCCACAATTAACTAAGCATGCGCTGTATTTGATTTTTTCACTGACTTCATCTGGTTGAATTGTGATGGTTGGTGTTGCTTGAGCGGAAAAAGGTAGAGAGATAGAGCTGGCGATAGCCGTTGTTGTAGCGATAGAGGCAGAAGTTTGAATAAACTGTCGCCTACTCAGCGCTGTTTCCCTGATTTTATTGATCATTACATTGCTACCTTATTAATTATTATAAATTGAATTACTTAGTATTCTTATAGTAATTAGATAGTAGCCTTATAAAAAAAGTGGTTAATTGACATGCATCAACACAAGCAATAATTAAGCTATTAATGATAAATAAGTCATATTATTAGTATTTCTATCGACTATTTTAGCAATAATTAACTACATGGTAGCTAATAAACACTAAGAAAAACCAACTAATTGATTTTCCTTAGTGAATAA includes these proteins:
- a CDS encoding NUDIX hydrolase, producing MSVKIIDKLGLITLSDHKIAMVRSHNKSLFYIPGGKREQGETDVQALCREIAEELKLGLVISSIRFYGEFIGPADGKSDGTQVRIRCYFADYRGEPHPAAEIAELDWFSINDLPRCSSTAVTILSQLKKDGLIQ
- a CDS encoding MAPEG family protein yields the protein MVSSLYAVLGALLLLRLSLNVVKLRNQYRIAYGDGGFYELQTAIRVHGNAIEYIPISLILLLLMEMNGAQVWMIHICGLILIAGRILHSYGLKNHDYSYRRSGMVATYLAMALMVIANTYYLPWLQIVSFNL
- the cmoA gene encoding carboxy-S-adenosyl-L-methionine synthase CmoA; amino-acid sequence: MSNSDPTSKDRLFSAPIANLGDWQFDEKVAEVFPDMIQRSVPGYSNIITMIGMLAGRFVKPNSHVYDLGCSLGAATLSIRRNITVEKSKIIAVDNSPAMVERCRRHIDAYRADTPVEVIEGDIRDVNIENASMVVLNFTLQFLNPEDRQLLLSKIYQGLQPGGILVLSEKFNFEDKEIGELLFNMHHDFKRANGYSELEISQKRSMLENVMLTDSVEAHKARLKNAGFTHCEVWFQCFNFGSLLAVKEA
- the cmoB gene encoding tRNA 5-methoxyuridine(34)/uridine 5-oxyacetic acid(34) synthase CmoB, producing MIDFGRFYQQIAVSPLSHWLETLPAQLSAWKKQGLHGGFSSWEKMLDNLPVMVPTDLDLRNSVTATREPELTAGETRRLNNILEQLMPWRKGPFSLYGVNIDTEWRSDWKWDRVLPHISSLKDRYVLDVGCGSGYHMWRMLGQDAKFVVGIDPTELFLCQFEAVRKLLGDDQRAHLLPLGIEQLPELKAFDTVFSMGVLYHRRSPLDHLWQLKNQLVSEGELVLESLVIEGDEFQCLIPGDRYAQMRNVYFIPSAKMLKVWLEKCGFVDVRIVDQEVTSLEEQRRTQWMKTDSLAEFLDPNDKTKTIEGYPAPLRAILVARKP
- a CDS encoding dimethyl sulfoxide reductase anchor subunit family protein; this encodes MHELPLVFFTVLGQSAAGLYLLVYASRKLGMLSETQLRHSNIAAFVIMIIALAIGGLHVGQPLRFFNMLLGVGRSPMSNEALLSGIFVAFGAATLLFTLFIRNKALSELCNVATVIFGLAFVWSIPQVYNIATVANWFTVFTTVQMWMTLLVAGGALAILFGAQRLGAMAFLIGSIIIFATRAAYVSFLGEIGPEISAEQAGFWSFQLVVLAVMLFVYPALLYRGRNSSVILGLCALAVILAELAGRIAFYNLWQITM
- a CDS encoding DMSO/selenate family reductase complex B subunit, which codes for MKQYGFYFDSTKCTGCKTCQVSCKDEKDLDLGPKFRRVYEFGGGSWQQQEGIWQQNVYSYYLSISCNHCSNPTCVAGCPTGAMHKREQDGLVVVDQTICVGCRYCELRCPYGAPQYDEKKKLMSKCDGCYERVEKGMKPVCVESCPQRALDFDDINILRERHGNISGIAPMPNPALTNPNIVIKPHKDAKPCGDKSGKLQNPAEV
- a CDS encoding DMSO/selenate family reductase complex A subunit: MINKIRETALSRRQFIQTSASIATTTAIASSISLPFSAQATPTITIQPDEVSEKIKYSACLVNCGSRCPLKVHVKDDVITRISNETMYDDTQFGLHQIRPCLRGRSVRWKTYNPDRLKYPLLRTGKRGEGKFKRISWDEATTIVAQKLRSTIDTYGNEAIYYQYGSGSTGANLQGRNACKRLLSQLGGFLDQHGTYSTAQINGVIPYVYGKLDDSLLSEIANSDLVVMFGHNIAETRMSGGGQFYETLKALEKSQAKVIIIDPRRTDSVTTLGAEWIPIYPGTDGALVAAIIHTLIKEQLTDEAFLAQYCVGWDSQTLPESAPKNGSYKDYILGLGDDGIEKTPQWASQITGVSPARIIQLARELGNAKAAWISQGWGLQRTASGEQAARAVMMLPIVTGHIGRPGTNAGGWGGNVAYSVPGFAIPNPVKTKIPCFMWTDAIARGTEMTATNSTLLGKERLETNVKFLWHYASNVTGNQHSDLNKTHKILTDESLCEFILVWDTHMTPSTKYADLILPDVTSVESNDLINNSYASGAYHYAIRLQNAITPLWECRQSYDVLTDIAEKLGIKDQFTEGRTHEQWIEHCYNLMREKNPHLPTFEETNDMGIVDRKLANSADYIALKPFRDSPETSPLPTPSGKIEIYSERLAKIAKEWDYPADQRIPAVPEYCVNTEGVENKQAKQKYPLQMTGYHDKGHAHSSYFNIAMLREAVPHQYWINPIDASARGIQDGDMTEIFNDRGRMHIKAKVTERVLPGVIAVPQGAWREVNEEGVDIGGCINTLTTQQPSALVKGNPQHTNLVDVKRA